TTTGAGCCCCGTGTGGCATGGGTTGTCAAATTGCAAAATTGCACATGACGTGATTGTATCTACATATATCTGTTTTACGAGCGGGGAACAAAATAGCATACGGGGTGAGCGTACAAGAATCCTACTCCAAAATTACGCAGCCTAACCTAGATCTCATAGGTGCATTATCCCATGTATTGTTTCACTCGACGAATAGTCTTGCACTATTTTCCTTCATGTATACTTGCATAGCTCCACCTCAGCTTAGTCTCTTGACGAATATAAATACCTTCGAAAATCAAGCCTGCCAGGTTAGTGGCCATAATATTCCGAATGACTGTAGGCATCCTACCGACCTTGAATCatcaaatctcaaaaaaaaaaaaagaaggcgtTTTACTGATATACACCCATAACCTGTTTTCTAATATACACCCGTTTTTTTTTGGATATTTCTAATATACACCCGAAAGAATAATTCCATCcgtttttttgaataaaacggctAGCGGCCGCAATTTTAGTGTAGCTGTTGTACAACTGTCATCACATGTAAAAGACTGAAAAACCCCTGTGAGGCAAACTCAGGTGCAGTTCAACCGAGTTAATAACCTAGTCGACTCAGAAAACCGTGCACCTGCACTTCACATGACCTGCAACAATAATTATCATTTTACAGGTGGCTTTATCTTGTGCATTCAAATAAACGGCCACGATTACAACCCCAATTCATCATCTTTTTCACTGCTACAAGAACCAGTGATGAAATCTAATCCTTTTTCcacattcaatcacacaaataagCCATGAATGGAGGGCAAAAAGACTCACCATGTAGTAGCAATAGAAAAACCAGTGAGAAGAAAATCATGATTGAATGTTCAATCATGATGAAAGATTGTAAACTGCATAATCAACCATGCTTCAAGGCACACTGCAAAGGACACCTCAAGCTGTCATCATGTAAGGATGAACATAACAAAGACATATCTTACCTCAAGTGCAGTGAACTTATCTGCAACAAGTTATGTAATAAAAAGGAAATTTATATTAAAGTTCTTCAATCAAAACTAACACTTGAGTATttcaatctaaaaaaaatgaaattgttcaaaacataaatatttacAAGTCTGAATCAACACAACCCAAAAAAAGACAGATCCAAACTTTTTAAAAAGATTGGCATTCACAAAATCAAATTTTCTTTGCCTTCTTAGCCTTCCCCTGGGTCTGAATACATTGTGTGATATTTTGTGAAACAGATCCATACTTTGGTTGTGTCACAATTTGTGAAATAGTTTGTGAAACATTTTGTGTAACCTTCCTCTTGGATGCAGCAACTTTAGATGATTCACATGCAGTcttcttcattttgtttgctttACTGGGTTGTGATGGATATGAGGAACTACAATCAGCAACATCCACTTGAGTTCTTGGTCTCTTTCCCTTTGGATTTTGTCCAACTTCACATCCTTTACAAGTTGGTTTGTTGTGACCTATTACCTTGCACTTGGAGCATCTTCTATTTCTCACTTAAACTCTAGGTTCATCATATGACTTTATCCTTTTAGTTCTTGGTCTTCCTGCAGATCTACTTGAGATGGGAGTATTGAGCTTCATGTCTACCTGGAGAGAGATTAGAAAGAAACAATTTGAGATGGGAGTATTCTTTTAGTTAAAATATAATGAAACCCTAAAGCatttaaaataatattaaaaacacAACAACCAATAAAGAGGTTACCTTTACCCAGTCCTTTGGGTCATCTAAAGGATGTACAACTGGTGCATATGTGGCTCTATATGATTCCACTCTAAAGTAAGGACTGCAACATCTACACAAGCACAACAACCAAAATTGAATGGACTGAAGTTAATGAatggaaaaaaacaaaaaaaaaaagaagaaaaattgaagacAAAAACAAAACTACAAAAATTGATGACAAAAACAGAACAACAAAAATTGAAGTTACTTAATACACTTACTTAGGCCAATCAACTCTAATTGTCTTCAATGCACAAACTGCATGTTGGCAGGGAAATCCTCTCATTTGCCACTGCTCACAACTGCATACTTGATTAACAATATTAACAGTAAACATTTTATTTTTGTCTCTGTTAGTTACTGAATATATCTTGCCTGCCACACATCCAATTGTCTTGAACTTACCAACTAATTTCAGCATCTTCTCAATTAACTTAACTGCAGTGGGAACCAACTGCCCATCTGTCCACCCAACACATGCAGTCCTCCTCTTATAAAACAAGCCCATGACTAACTGTCCATACATCGTTCTTAACATACAAATAGGTTTGTCCCTTATATTACATACCATGGAGTTAAAAGACTCAGAAAAGTTGTTATTCATATGTTCACATTTGCTTGTGCTATCAAAAAAGCCCTTGACCACAACTCAGGATTTTCCCTCATAAGATACTTAAAAGCTTCCTCATTTTCATTCTTCAAAAGTTTCATGTTTTCCTACAGGAAACATAACTAAGTCTTAATttcagaaaacaaaattaaagtaTTAAAAAATTGTACAAGCTATAACTAAGTGAGAAAACTTATAAAAAAATGTTTCTTCTTATAACATTTTGCTGCATTCCAAAGGTAAGATTGCAGTTCAAAGCCCTTGaatttcttcttgaagttcttacTTAAGTTCCTGCCAAATTtacgatgcaaaaaaaaaaaaaaaacacaggtgATATTACAGTTCATATGTAAGACATATTGAAAAATATCTTAAGATACAAGTACATTACCTATAAAAATATCTATGAGGAGTTTTTCCAAACGCCGCAGACACAGCTTCATTAATCCCTTCTTCCTATCAGATATTAATGTAATTGGACACTTATGATCAGTGATATGTGGAGCCGAATGTTGGAGAAACGGGGTCCAATTCTCTATGGTCTCGGCCCTGCAAATCATAATCCCTAATGGTACTAAACCATTTTGTGTATCTAGTGTTGTTGCAGCCATTAGCACACCACCATGCTTGCCAGTAAGATGGCAAGCATCCAACCCAATTACTTCTCTACATCCATATTTAAATCCTTGAAGTGATGATGCAAAATATATTGTCATGCTTTCAAAACGATCATCAACTTGTGCATATGTGTAAATAGCCACAAAATCTTCATTTGTTTTGGTCACCATGTTGCAGAAAGTGGGTACATTATTGAAACTTTCTTCATAGTTCCCATACAGTGATTCTAGAACTAAATTTCTTTCCTTCCATGCTGTTTGATATGGTATATTAAAGTTGGTTTGAGTAAAAAAGTCTTCAGCTATTTGTCCTGGCTTTGGAATAACTTTACCAGCAATGCTCTTAAGCCTATCCTTTACCCAGTCACAAACAAAATACTTGTTTGCAGACTTATTCCTCCTAAATGGATCACCAGCACATGTATGTTTCTCTTCCAGACTTGTAATTGACCAGTAACCACCTTTTTTCCTTCTTGAACAAAACACAAACCAAGGAAATTTATATTCCTCATGAAATCTACATAGAGCCTTCACTCTCCTAGAACAACTAGCCTTGACCAGAAACTGAGTTTCATTCAACACACAGAAAGCTCTCAAATTCCTTTTAAAGTCTTCTTGTTTAGCAAATCTGGTACCAACCAGCATCATACTTGGATCAACCTCTTCATCCTCAGGGAACTGTGGTTCTTGTTCTTCCTTTTCAAAGTTGAATTTGTGTTCTTCTACAAAGTTTTGAAACCACTCAGGTTCTTTAGCTTCCTCTTCATCAGATTGAGCATCATTACCTCCCTGTTGTTCAATATCTTCCTCTTCATCAGATTGAGCATCATTACCTCCATGTTGTTTATTAACTTCCTATTCATCACTGCCATCATCTTCACCTTCATAAAAAGTTCCAAACTCCCTATAATCCCTCTCatcttcatcactatcaaacAACAATGGAGGTTCTGTTTCCTCCACAGGGTGACATTCATCAACATTTACATTTTCTAACTGCACATTGTAATCATCAGGCAACAAAGTTTGGTTTTGCACAAGTGTTGTCCAATAATCATGATTTAATGTTTCTCTTCCTTCATATTCAATTATTTGTGAAGGCTGACTGCTACTCCCAACATTCCATATGTTGTCACCAACACTAGCCTGACTCAAAAATGATAACCCATCACTTTCAACTTTATTCAACAAATCTACAAAAGATAGCTTTCTTGCAGTACCCACTTGTTCAGAGCCCGCTTGTTGAACTGATTTTCCCATTTTAGCTGCAAGTCTAGGTGATCTCCTAGGTGACTCTACTGAATTTTTAGACAAATTATTCTTTGCTATGACTGCTGACTGCTTCATAGCTGCAAGTCTGGGTGATCTCCTAGGTGAATCTATTGAATATTCACCCAAATTCTTCTTTGGTGTAACTACTGCATCATACTCCTCTTCAGTACAAATTATAGACACTTCAAGTTCAATCTCTCCCTTTTTATTAGGTCCAGCCTCATTCCAAAACCTAACAAAATCTTCATCCATCACTAAGTATGCTGGCATATTTGGGTCATCATTCCACCAATACAGATTAACCTTTTGGCATGTACCAAGCCATAATTTTGTATGCACCATATCCTCAAACATTTTCAGATGAATCAGGTCTCACATATGTTGGGGATAGATAGACACAATTCAGAATTCACCACATCAACACTAATAGCCCTATACAGAACAATTGCACTGCATAGAAACGAAATCAAATCAATAAATAACACtatttatatattaaaaaaaatcaattcaataaATAGAAagtaaaaccctaaatcaaatcgagagaagatgaaaaaaattagaaaattaaACATCTATCTTTATAACCCTAATAAAAACAGAGATGGGTTCATCAATCAGGGCTTTAAAATCATCAGAAACAGGTTAaaaataattagggtttcagttcaGGAAAACCCCACCTCTTTctcttcatattttttttctctGGTTTTTTCTTCACTGCGTCTTGAAATATTACTAGATTCTTCTTCTCGTTCAGGAAATCGTAGATTTTGATACAAGAACTCAAAATCAAATCGTTGACTAGCAGCAGTACTAGTAGAAATACAGAGGAGAAGAAAACGAATGAAAATGAAATCCTTTTGGTTTTGAGTTATGGGTAAACCCGTAATTTCGTGAGTTAGATGGATCTCACATCGTCCATTCCAATGGATAGATATACGGCTAGATCTCTGTACGCTGTTTTCTAACGTTTTTATGGATGATGGGTGTATATTGGAAATATCCAATAAAACGGGTGCATATTGGAGAACAAGTTATCAAATGGGTGTATGTTGGAAAAATTTCCAAATTGAAATTGTTCGGACAGATGATTCAACTCTTCCTCCACTAATCAACGCCTACGAAGAATTTTATATCGGTGATTAATTAGTTCAAGGAATCAATTCAAATGATGGTAAAAATTCTCTTTATTTCTTCACAATTTGGTTGTGGTTTCTTGATTAAttagttttagtttttctttctatTAGTGATTTCGTTGGGGTTATTGCAAACGACTTTCATCCAACTTCAAGGTTGGACTGGTGATCCTTGTTTGCCTTCACCATTTACTTGGGATGGTTGGTTGTGATTCTAATACCAACTCTCCTCGAGTTACAACACTGTAAGAATAATCTTCTCTAAAACTCCCAATTGTTATCATACCACTGCTTTCTTGATTGAACCAGGCTTTGCAGCTTACTGACGCTTTTATCAGATATTATAACATGGGTCATTTACAGATATCTCAATGGCCTTGGATTAACAGGAAACCTGCCTGATTTTAGTGCCATGGATGCTCTTGAAACCATATGAGTAAcagatattttagttactaaaataaatatttgattgaGAGAGAACTCTGTTAAAAATTGTGTTATATGATTGCAGAGATTTCAACAACAACAGTTTGACACTAGAAATTCCTGAGTTTCTTGGCACATTGTCTAAACTCAATATATTGTAAGTTTAACATTGGATACAACTTATTTTACCTTTGTAGTACTATTAAACCACGAACGGATATGCCGTTAATATTTCTTTCCAATATATTTTGTAGAAATCTGGAAGATAACAATTTCTCTGGAGAGATACCATGTTCATTATTGAAGAATAACAATCTAAGATTAAGGTAAGTGAAATTGATTCTTTCAAATCGTTTCATTTTACTTATCTTTCATAGTCAATTAAGTATATATGTGATTAATTAATTTGTTTGATCTTTTTTAGCGTCACTGGTAATCCGAACTTAtctataaacaacaacaacacaacgATATGCAAAAATAATACTGAATCAAGGATTCCTTCGGGAAGTAACAACCAAAACTTTATAACGTCTGCACTACCAGTAGCTATACTCGGAAATATAATAATCCAAATGCTTGTAATGTAATAGGTTTTCAGACCCCCAGTAGGTGGCAACAACCATTTTTTTGCTCAATATGCAGAAGTTTAAAAGTTGTACATTGCTATAATTGCTGTTATATATAAATGCAAGTTGCGAAATTCATATTTGATCTTAATAAAATAGTATCAGAGTTACCATCACTCATGAACCTAAGACTGTATCCTCTCCAACTTTACCGTTCCTGCTAAAGAGTTATAGACGAAGACTGTATACTGCTATTTTATGGTCTCTTTGGCCGGAAGATATGAAAGAGCTTTCAACAAAAAGGAGAAaagcatatatatatagcttTTATTATTCTGGAAGTGAAGCTCAAACCTCTCTTGGTCAACCTATACGATCGTGTAAGTTGAGTATTTCCGCGATGATATTGTTTTAACTGACCCTCTCCTTAGTTGTTTTTGGTCTTTACTGGGTCCACGTTGaatatcttttttcttctttctttttgctCTGTGAGTTTTAACTGTTTAGTCCTTTCTCCGAGATGAGATATTCCTTAATGAATTCTCATTCTTTGccgaccaaaaaaagaaaaagaaatgcatCTGCAAATGACCCCTTGGCTCAACGGTGAGATATCCTCCCATATGTCATAGGACTGTGAGGGATATGCTGCATCGTATTTTTTTACACTCGAGCAAGACAAGGTGTGCAAAGGAGAATCAAATGCTAAATGGAAACCTCTAATCCTCTTAGTCGAAACCCACACAACatgtttatttttcttcctaaATTAGTTGTAGGTCAATGTTTGATGTATAACTTTTTTGGATTAAACTTCATGTCCCTTGATTCCTGCTGCATCATGCAACAAACCTGACAGTAACACGACTAAACTAACATGTTACTGCTTTTCATTTCTGGCACTTTATGTTATGATGCTATTTTTGAAAATGTGAATAAAGCTCAGAAAAGAATGTGCTTGTTTTGTATAACTAAAATTATGTTATAACAAATGGCTCTTCCAAGCACAATCAATCAAGAATTGAAATAGAAATGAAAACAAAGTAAATCAAGCACACACAACACAAGGATTCATAGTGGTTCGATCAAGATAATCTACATCCACTTTGAAGACGACGATAACGATTTCACTATGTATCAAACAAGGTTACAAGAGTATGATTCAAACCCCCTCTCAAGAATTGGATTCTACTGCCTCCTACTCTCTCTTAGTTACATAAGTTTCTCTTATCAACACAAGATGAGGAGAACAAGTCTTATCTCCTGATGCCTTTCATCACACAAAAGGTAAACGGGGAAATGGGTCAGGCAAACGGGTAAACCCAACCGAATACTAAACCGTATTCAAGGCACATATACTACAAATCTCCACCTTGACTTAAATACCATAACCactcatcatcatcgtcttcgcTCAACCCCCTCAAAGGCTCTCAACACCTGTTGACACCAACCAAGTCCAAGAAATGCTTGAACTTGATGCTTGGAACCGACTTCGTCAATATATCTTCAGGGTTATCCGCTGTAGGAACCTTTAGCATCGCTATCCTACCTTCCTCAACTGCATCCTTGATGAAATGATACCTGACATCGATATGCTTCGTTCTCTCATGATACATCTGGACCTTGGACAAGTGAATGGCACTTTGATTATCAAAAACCAAAGTTACACTCTCTTGTTTGAAACCCAAATCACCAACCAAACCCATCAACCATATACCTTCCTTCACTGCTTCTGCGACTGCCATGTACTCTGCTTCAGTTGTAAACAACGCAATTTTGCTTTTCAAAACCGACCTCCAACTGATAGTACTACCACACAATGTAAAAGTATAACCTGTTAATGACCTTCTTCTATCAAGATCACCTGCATAATCAGAATCAACATAACCCACAACATTCATCGAATCACCATAGTGTTTATCAAACACTAAACCAACATTTGTACTTCCCTTTagatacctcaaaatccactTTACAGCTTTTGGATGAGCCTTCCGTGGATTTCCCATGTATCTATTTACCACACTCACTGCTTGTGCGATATCCGGCCTTGTACAAACCATAGCATACATGATGCTACCAACTGCACTTGCATATGGAACCCGACACATGTAGTCTGCTTCATATGCATTTTGAGGTGATTACCTTCTAGAGAGTCTAAAATAAGCTGCCAAAGGAGTACTTACTGGTTTTGCATCTTTCATACCAAACCGGTCCAACACCTTCTCGATGTAAGCCTTCTGGGACAAATACTACTTGCCTTCAGATCGGTTTCTTTGAATCTCTATGCCCAATATTTTCTTCGATGTACCCAAatccttcatctcaaactcactaCTCAACCGCACTTTCAGCTTCTATATCTCTGACATGTCCTTTCAAGCTatcaacatatcatcaacatacaagagaAAATACACAAATGATCCATCTTGGAGTTTCCTGTGATATACACAATTATCATACTTACTCATATTATAGCCATTTTCTAACATAAATGTGTCAAAACGTTTATACCACTGCCTCGGAGATTGCTTCAAACCATAAAAATATTTCTTCAACAAACATACATGGTCTTCTTTGCCAGGAAATTCAAACCCTTTTGGTTGTTGCATATAAATACGCTCTTCCAAATCACCATGAaggaaagctgtcttaacatctagtTGTTTCAATTCTAAATCTTTCAAAGCAACTATAGCAAGCAATGTTCTAATAGAACTATGTTTAACAACAGGAGAAAATACCTCATTGTAATCAATGCCTTCTCTTTGTGTAAACCCCTTTGCCACAAGCCTTTCCTTATACCTTGTTCC
The nucleotide sequence above comes from Papaver somniferum cultivar HN1 chromosome 8, ASM357369v1, whole genome shotgun sequence. Encoded proteins:
- the LOC113304971 gene encoding uncharacterized protein LOC113304971 produces the protein MYGQLVMGLFYKRRTACVGWTDGQLVPTAVKLIEKMLKLVGKFKTIGCVAGKIYSVTNRDKNKMFTVNIVNQVCSCEQWQMRGFPCQHAVCALKTIRVDWPKCCSPYFRVESYRATYAPVVHPLDDPKDWVKVDMKLNTPISSRSAGRPRTKRIKSYDEPRV
- the LOC113304972 gene encoding uncharacterized protein LOC113304972 is translated as MEGGNDAQSDEEEAKEPEWFQNFVEEHKFNFEKEEQEPQFPEDEEVDPSMMLVGTRFAKQEDFKRNLRAFCVLNETQFLVKASCSRRVKALCRFHEEYKFPWFVFCSRRKKGGYWSITSLEEKHTCAGDPFRRNKSANKYFVCDWVKDRLKSIAGKVIPKPGQIAEDFFTQTNFNIPYQTAWKERNLVLESLYGNYEESFNNVPTFCNMVTKTNEDFVAIYTYAQVDDRFESMTIYFASSLQGFKYGCREVIGLDACHLTGKHGGVLMAATTLDTQNGLVPLGIMICRAETIENWTPFLQHSAPHITDHKCPITLISDRKKGLMKLCLRRLEKLLIDIFIGNENMKLLKNENEEAFKYLMRENPELWSRAFLIAQANVNI